A window of the Sporomusaceae bacterium genome harbors these coding sequences:
- a CDS encoding branched-chain amino acid ABC transporter permease: MDSFLQQFYQQLVNGISLGSIYALIALGYTMVYGIIRLINFAHGDIYMLGAYVAFFATTVLKLSFFPALIAAMVGSAVVGVAIERFAYRPLRNAPKIAVLITAIGVSLFLEYGGMLAVSPQPRTFPALLPTGIYHIGGVVINSYQIIILAVSLILMAILTYIVHRTKIGKAMRAVSFDNDAARLMGIDVDRVISFTFAIGSALAAAAGVLVGIYYNSIDPLMGIMPGLKAFVAAVLGGIGILPGAMLGGVIMGVVEALVSGFISSTFRDAAAFGILILILLFRPSGLLGKNVREKV, translated from the coding sequence ATGGATTCATTCCTTCAGCAGTTCTACCAGCAGTTGGTGAACGGTATTTCTCTAGGCAGCATTTACGCGCTTATCGCTCTCGGCTACACCATGGTTTATGGCATAATCCGCCTCATAAACTTCGCCCACGGCGATATCTACATGCTTGGCGCCTACGTGGCGTTCTTCGCCACCACCGTCCTCAAGCTGTCCTTCTTCCCGGCCCTCATCGCCGCCATGGTGGGCTCCGCCGTGGTTGGCGTGGCCATCGAACGCTTCGCTTACCGTCCGCTCAGAAACGCGCCCAAAATCGCCGTTCTTATCACCGCCATCGGCGTTTCCCTCTTTCTGGAGTACGGCGGCATGCTCGCCGTTTCGCCCCAGCCGCGCACCTTCCCCGCCCTTCTGCCCACAGGCATCTATCACATAGGCGGCGTAGTCATAAACAGCTACCAGATCATTATCCTTGCCGTCTCCCTAATCCTCATGGCCATCCTGACCTATATCGTCCACCGCACCAAAATCGGCAAAGCAATGCGGGCCGTTTCCTTCGACAATGATGCCGCCCGCCTCATGGGCATCGACGTCGACCGCGTCATCTCCTTCACGTTCGCCATCGGTTCCGCCCTGGCGGCCGCGGCCGGCGTGCTCGTCGGCATCTACTACAACTCCATCGACCCCCTCATGGGCATCATGCCGGGCCTTAAAGCCTTCGTCGCCGCGGTTCTCGGCGGCATAGGCATCCTCCCGGGCGCCATGCTGGGCGGGGTCATCATGGGCGTCGTCGAAGCCCTGGTAAGCGGTTTCATCTCCTCCACCTTCCGCGACGCTGCGGCCTTCGGCATCCTGATCCTCATCCTTCTCTTCAGACCCTCCGGCCTTCTCGGCAAGAACGTCCGGGAGAAAGTGTAG
- a CDS encoding branched-chain amino acid ABC transporter permease, with the protein MREKTKNDLLMLAAGIVIYAVVQSLISIGFIQDYWERNIVYVCINIILATSLNLINGITGQFSIGHAGFMAVGAYVGAIMTVKFGLPLAAGIVAGALGAAVLGFIIGLPTLRLTGDYLAIATLGLGEIIRITILNIPYVGGASGFMGIPKLTNFTWAFFLMLLVLFFIKNFVNSTHGRACISIRENEIAAEAMGIDTTKYKVMAFTLGAAFAGVAGALFSHYTYIAHPASFTFMRSFDILTMVVLGGLGSMSGSIVGAIFFTWVSAFFAEWPEWRMVIYSLLLIVLMLFRPQGLFGNKELSLKMFGRLTGGERRGTTQGN; encoded by the coding sequence ATGCGAGAAAAAACGAAAAACGACCTCCTGATGCTGGCGGCTGGCATCGTTATATACGCCGTAGTCCAGAGTCTCATATCGATCGGTTTCATCCAGGACTACTGGGAGCGCAACATCGTCTATGTCTGTATTAATATAATCCTGGCCACCAGCCTCAACCTCATCAACGGCATCACCGGCCAGTTCTCCATCGGCCATGCCGGCTTCATGGCCGTCGGCGCCTACGTCGGCGCCATAATGACCGTCAAATTCGGTCTTCCCCTGGCGGCCGGCATCGTCGCCGGCGCCCTTGGGGCCGCCGTTCTCGGCTTCATCATCGGCCTGCCCACTCTGCGGCTAACCGGCGACTACCTGGCTATCGCCACCCTCGGCCTTGGGGAGATAATCCGCATAACCATCCTCAATATCCCCTACGTCGGCGGTGCCTCGGGCTTTATGGGCATCCCCAAGCTGACCAACTTCACCTGGGCGTTCTTCCTGATGCTCTTAGTCCTCTTCTTCATTAAGAACTTTGTCAACTCCACCCACGGCCGGGCCTGCATCTCCATCCGCGAGAACGAAATCGCCGCCGAAGCCATGGGTATCGACACCACCAAATACAAAGTCATGGCGTTCACCCTTGGCGCGGCCTTCGCCGGCGTCGCCGGGGCCCTCTTCTCCCACTACACCTACATCGCCCACCCCGCCTCCTTCACCTTCATGCGCTCCTTCGACATCCTTACGATGGTCGTTCTCGGCGGCCTCGGCAGCATGAGCGGCTCGATAGTAGGCGCCATCTTCTTCACCTGGGTATCGGCCTTCTTCGCCGAATGGCCGGAATGGCGAATGGTCATCTACTCGCTCCTGCTCATCGTCCTTATGCTGTTCCGACCGCAGGGTCTGTTCGGCAATAAGGAACTCAGCCTCAAAATGTTCGGTCGCTTGACGGGAGGTGAACGGCGTGGCACTACTCAAGGTAACTAA